In the Oscarella lobularis chromosome 14, ooOscLobu1.1, whole genome shotgun sequence genome, one interval contains:
- the LOC136195048 gene encoding dehydrogenase/reductase SDR family member 2, mitochondrial-like, whose amino-acid sequence METLKDLVALVAGGAGIIGSATVRAFLALGATVVVPSRSQQRLDDLIATVHENERSRLLTLVASASTPHGVDRIIKFLDEKNLKVNHVVSSLGRYWMKGQTIGQPVSEWDEVFESGSRAHFIFSSQLLPKIADTEGATFTYITGLLGERMFLKSVGLVCINLSAMYGLIMVAREEMKEKPVRVNEFRFGVLVTKENRELADEFGRVIAGLATPKGLAVEEELVRIAKREDLATWRQKLY is encoded by the exons ATGGAGACACTGAAGGATCTCGTTGCATTAGTTGCCGGCGGTGCTGGAATTATTGGTTCGGCGACCGTGCGTGCTTTCCTCGCGCTTGGGGCGACCGTCGTCGTGCCTTCGCGTTCGCAACAACGACTAGACGATCTCATCGCCACTGTGCACGAAA ATGAGAGGTCTCGTTTGCTCACTCTGGTAGCTTCAGCTTCAACTCCACACGGCGTAGATCGAATAATCAAATTTCTTGACGAAAAGAATCTTAAAGTGAATCACGTGGTCAGCTCATTGGGCCGTTATTGGATGAAAGGCCAGACAATAGGCCAACCGGTGTCTGAATGGGATGAAGTGT TTGAAAGCGGCTCTCGAGCTCACTTCATCTTCAGCTCGCAACTTCTCCCAAAAATCGCCGATACAGAGGGTGCCACTTTTACATACATAACCGGTCTCCTTGGTGAACGTATGTTCTTGAAGTCCGTTGGACTTGTGTGCATCAATCTATCGGCCATGTACGGCCTTATCATGGTCGCTCGCGAAGAGATGAAAGAGAAGCCGGTTCGTGTCAATGAATTTCGTTTCGGTGTTCTCGTCACGAAGGAAAATCGTGAATTGGCTGATGAATTCGGAAGGGTTATCGCTGGTCTTGCTACTCCCAAGGGACTCGCCGTTGAGGAGGAGTTAGTCCGCATTGCCAAGAGGGAAGATCTCGCTACATGGCGTCAAAAACTCTATTAG
- the LOC136195156 gene encoding kelch-like protein 20, translated as MELIDVVLVFDDGVEIPAHRVVLASASPYFRTMFKVNMRESGERRVLLGVVDSASVKALVDFAYTGEIDVISDNDVALFSAAHRLLFDDVVDYCCEGLANRMNKSNCLRWLEFADQYNCQKLLSVADRHVAFHIVDLAETDEFRRLSLEHVSRLLASDELAVSREEEVWDIAMKWFQHDEDNRKSTMEILTKSIRFSLLSEQFVQESVLSHSVFCENEDHSSVMVEKVSALERRPSSCRRGSSKVLLAVSGFDGTVTEATQIYPSELTKTVEYHDPLSNVWKEFPSVNEGRYDSGVVTLGDSVYAVGGCDSHSVERYDYTKGRWVEDVPSMNCCHTGKTVLVYGDRIYAMDIAPEQYNPMTNTWTDLHPMSREVVVKGVVVLNDQIYLFGYEYDFISQYLSGVISIFKYDIVSDRWLDVSFFDCEAHWRFVCADGNCLHLWRENNYVFDHVRLDIRNGQVTSFEIKGCPSFSFLKNFHDFYETTYCLADGKEYSVGGVIRLGYGSALHTRSFFWYDMTKEVAEYVEGPSLINKRSKCGVGAIDRCLTFNLF; from the coding sequence ATGGAgctgatcgacgtcgtccttgtTTTTGACGACGGTGTCGAAATTCCGGCTCATCGAGTCGTCCTCGCCTCAGCGAGTCCGTACTTCCGTACGATGTTCAAAGTCAATATGCGTGAAAGCGGCGAGAGACGTGTTCTCcttggcgtcgtcgattcggcttCCGTGAaggcgctcgtcgattttgccTACACGggagaaattgacgtcatttccgaTAATGACGTGGCACTTTTCTCTGCTGCTCATCGGCTACTCTTTGACGATGTTGTCGACTATTGCTGCGAGGGGCTGGCTAATCGCATGAATAAGTCAAATTGCCTCAGATGGTTGGAGTTTGCTGATCAGTACAATTGCCAGAAGTTGCTCTCTGTTGCCGATCGACACGTCGCTTTTCATATCGTCGATTTGGCAGAGACGGATGAGTTTCGACGTCTGTCACTGGAGCACGTCTCTCGATTGTTGGCCTCAGATGAACTTGCTGTGTcaagagaggaagaagtgTGGGACATTGCCATGAAATGGTTTCAACACGATGAGGACAACCGGAAGTCGACTATGGAAATATTAACGAAATCTATTCGATTTTCTCTACTTTCAGAGCAGTTCGTTCAGGAATCTGTTCTATCTCATTCGGTGTTTTGTGAGAACGAGGATCATTCTAGTGTTATGGTTGAAAAGGTGTCTGCTCTAGAAAGACGCCCGTCTTCGTGTCGACGTGGGAGCAGCAAAGTTCTATTGGCTGTCAGCGGATTCGATGGTACCGTAACGGAAGCGACTCAAATTTATCCCTCTGAACTAACTAAGACAGTTGAATACCATGATCCTCTGTCGAATGTCTGGAAAGAGTTTCCGTCTGTGAATGAAGGCCGGTATGACTCTGGCGTCGTCACCTTAGGCGACAGTGTCTATGCGGTTGGAGGATGCGATTCGCACTCTGTGGAGCGGTATGATTACACAAAAGGCCGTTGGGTGGAAGATGTTCCATCCATGAACTGCTGTCATACTGGAAAAACTGTTCTTGTTTATGGCGATCGAATCTATGCAATGGATATTGCACCTGAGCAATACAATCCGATGACGAATACTTGGACGGATCTCCACCCAATGTCAAGGGAGGTCGTCGTTAAAggagtcgtcgttttgaatGATCAAATCTATCTCTTCGGTTATGAGTACGATTTCATAAGTCAGTACTTGTCAGGTGTCATAAGTATTTTCAAGTACGATATCGTTTCAGATCGTTGGCTAgacgtctctttcttcgacTGCGAAGCTCATTGGAGATTTGTATGCGCAGACGGAAACTGCTTGCATTTGTGGCGGGAAAATAATTACGTTTTTGATCATGTCAGGCTTGACATACGAAATGGGCAAGTTACTAGTTTTGAAATTAAGGGCTGTCCCTCATTCTCATTTCTGAAGAATTTTCACGATTTCTATGAGACTACTTACTGTCTTGCTGATGGAAAGGAATATAGCGTCGGTGGTGTGATAAGATTGGGATATGGTTCAGCCTTGCACACTCGCTCCTTCTTTTGGTATGATATGACCAAGGAAGTGGCAGAGTACGTGGAGGGCCCTAGTCTTATAAACAAGCGTTCAAAATGTGGAGTCGGGGCAATTGACAGATGTCTGACTTTCAATCTTTTTTGA